The proteins below are encoded in one region of Bacillota bacterium:
- a CDS encoding D-alanyl-D-alanine carboxypeptidase family protein, whose translation MRTKVRLHRMAGAVLLVALLLLGPGWPGETGLADGPPPGEEGAATSGDLAEATARVDFALKSEAAVLMDVVTGQVLYAKEPHKKWAPASLTKILTLALACEALAQGKVKPDDMVVASENAWEMGGSEIWLEPGEEMPFSDLLLAVAVGSANDAAVAVAEYLAGSEQKFVEWMNEKARALGCKDTHFVNCHGLDDEGHLTTAYDLALISRYALGLPEVVRLSTLREAWIRQNTAKKSWLVSRNRLLVTYPGATGLKTGHTSKAQYCLVGSARRDERQFLAVILGAPDPATRVREATQLLNYAFATFTPVVAARGGEEVARVRVVRGKERWLPAVAAGDLALSVEKDRADKVQKVIEVVPRANAPVRAGDELGIMALHLDGKELARVALVAARDVPRSTLLGAIGQTIARFFSVR comes from the coding sequence TTGCGCACGAAAGTGCGCCTTCACAGGATGGCGGGAGCCGTTCTGCTGGTCGCACTCCTCCTTCTGGGACCCGGGTGGCCCGGGGAGACGGGGCTTGCCGACGGGCCGCCGCCGGGGGAGGAAGGGGCTGCAACCAGCGGGGATCTGGCCGAGGCCACCGCCAGGGTGGATTTCGCCCTGAAGTCCGAGGCGGCCGTCCTCATGGACGTGGTGACGGGGCAGGTACTGTACGCGAAGGAACCCCACAAGAAGTGGGCCCCGGCCAGCCTGACCAAGATCCTGACCCTGGCGCTGGCATGCGAAGCCCTGGCCCAGGGCAAGGTCAAGCCGGACGACATGGTGGTTGCCAGCGAAAACGCGTGGGAGATGGGGGGCTCGGAGATCTGGCTCGAACCGGGCGAGGAGATGCCATTCTCCGATCTCCTGCTGGCAGTGGCGGTGGGGTCGGCCAACGACGCGGCGGTGGCGGTGGCCGAGTACCTGGCCGGGTCCGAGCAGAAGTTCGTGGAGTGGATGAACGAGAAAGCGCGGGCCCTGGGGTGCAAGGACACCCACTTCGTGAACTGCCACGGTCTGGACGACGAGGGCCACCTGACCACCGCCTACGACCTGGCCCTGATCTCCAGATACGCCCTGGGGCTGCCCGAGGTGGTGCGGCTGTCTACGCTGCGGGAGGCTTGGATCCGACAGAACACTGCCAAGAAGAGCTGGCTGGTAAGCCGCAACCGGTTGCTGGTCACATATCCCGGGGCGACCGGGCTCAAAACCGGTCATACCTCCAAAGCCCAGTACTGCCTGGTGGGTTCAGCCAGGCGCGACGAGCGGCAGTTCCTGGCCGTGATCCTGGGGGCTCCCGACCCGGCCACCAGGGTGCGCGAGGCCACCCAGCTCCTTAACTACGCCTTCGCTACCTTCACTCCGGTGGTGGCGGCCCGCGGGGGGGAGGAGGTGGCCCGGGTGAGGGTGGTGCGGGGGAAGGAGCGGTGGCTCCCGGCGGTGGCAGCAGGCGATCTGGCCCTGTCGGTGGAGAAAGACCGGGCCGACAAGGTACAGAAGGTGATCGAGGTGGTTCCCCGTGCAAACGCGCCCGTGCGGGCCGGGGACGAGCTGGGCATCATGGCCTTACACCTGGACGGCAAGGAGCTGGCCCGGGTCGCCCTGGTGGCGGCGCGGGACGTACCCAGGAGCACCCTGCTCGGGGCGATAGGGCAGACTATCGCCCGTTTCTTCTCCGTTCGATAA
- a CDS encoding flagellar motor protein translates to MDITTGLGMVVAFAALIISVFMEGGHLGALFNPSALVIILGGTLGATVMSYSPAELARIPSLLAQAFFSRDPPMAEVIETLVGHAEKARREGLLVLQEYVHEGDDPFLVRGLNLVIDGADPEMVRSILETDLAVKDKEYQTEAGIFETAGGYAPTMGIIGTVMGLVHVLGNLQDTSRLGPAIAVAFLATFYGIASANLIWLPIAAKLKLRARKLVAQKELMLEGILSIQAGENPRMVREKLEVFWRKAAREGRARPVQGEEAA, encoded by the coding sequence GTGGACATTACCACGGGACTGGGCATGGTGGTGGCCTTCGCGGCCCTGATCATCTCTGTGTTCATGGAGGGAGGTCACCTGGGGGCCCTCTTCAACCCCTCCGCTCTGGTGATCATCCTGGGCGGTACCCTGGGGGCCACCGTCATGTCCTATTCTCCCGCGGAACTGGCCCGCATCCCCTCTTTACTGGCCCAGGCCTTTTTCTCCCGGGACCCGCCCATGGCGGAGGTCATCGAAACCCTCGTGGGGCACGCGGAGAAGGCCAGGCGAGAGGGCCTGCTGGTGCTGCAGGAGTACGTGCACGAGGGGGATGATCCCTTCCTGGTACGCGGGCTCAACCTGGTGATCGACGGTGCGGATCCCGAGATGGTGCGCAGCATCCTGGAAACCGACCTGGCCGTCAAGGACAAGGAGTACCAGACTGAGGCGGGCATATTCGAAACGGCGGGGGGATATGCCCCCACCATGGGCATTATCGGTACGGTGATGGGGCTGGTGCACGTGCTGGGCAACCTGCAGGATACCTCCCGCCTGGGGCCCGCCATCGCCGTGGCGTTCCTGGCCACCTTCTACGGCATTGCTTCCGCCAACCTGATCTGGTTGCCCATCGCGGCGAAGCTGAAGTTGCGGGCCCGCAAGCTGGTGGCCCAAAAGGAGCTGATGCTGGAAGGGATTCTGTCCATTCAGGCCGGCGAGAACCCCCGCATGGTGAGGGAGAAGCTGGAGGTGTTCTGGCGGAAGGCGGCCCGCGAGGGACGTGCGCGCCCGGTGCAAGGGGAGGAAGCGGCTTGA
- a CDS encoding sigma-70 family RNA polymerase sigma factor, with protein sequence MEREDSGVENHFPLVWSLVNRLGVRGPEREDLFAAGCLGLVKAWKRYDPARGTAFSTYAVPVILGEMRRHLREATGVKMPGATREMVARAREVRALLAQEKGAEPSLGEVAAALGVEPADLVAAEEACLPPRSLEEGAPLARLGWGPPGGASRAGDPPAGGPPDEETLDLALALARLEPREQAIVRGRYFEDLTQEEMATRLGISQPQVSRLEQRALARLREMLAWHTSDCDRHKLVVVKEADAGARGQGAGTGGKLAQ encoded by the coding sequence GTGGAACGGGAAGACTCCGGGGTCGAAAACCACTTCCCCCTTGTGTGGTCGCTGGTCAACCGGCTGGGGGTGCGGGGACCCGAGCGCGAAGACCTGTTCGCCGCGGGTTGCCTGGGCCTGGTCAAGGCCTGGAAAAGGTATGACCCGGCGCGGGGAACGGCCTTTTCCACCTATGCGGTGCCCGTCATCCTGGGAGAAATGCGACGCCACCTGCGTGAGGCCACAGGGGTGAAGATGCCGGGGGCGACCCGGGAGATGGTGGCCCGGGCCCGGGAGGTGCGCGCCCTGCTGGCCCAGGAAAAAGGAGCAGAACCTTCCCTGGGGGAGGTGGCGGCCGCCCTGGGGGTGGAGCCCGCCGACCTGGTGGCCGCCGAGGAAGCCTGCCTGCCGCCCCGTTCCCTGGAGGAGGGTGCACCCCTCGCCCGGTTGGGGTGGGGCCCGCCCGGCGGCGCGAGTCGGGCCGGTGATCCGCCTGCCGGCGGCCCCCCCGACGAGGAGACCCTGGACCTCGCCCTGGCCCTGGCGCGACTGGAACCGCGGGAGCAGGCCATCGTCCGGGGGCGCTACTTCGAGGACCTCACCCAGGAGGAGATGGCGACTCGCCTGGGGATTTCCCAGCCCCAGGTTTCCCGCCTGGAACAGCGGGCCCTGGCCCGGTTGCGCGAAATGCTGGCATGGCATACCAGCGACTGCGACCGGCACAAACTAGTGGTCGTGAAGGAGGCTGATGCAGGTGCCCGTGGTCAAGGTGCTGGAACTGGTGGGAAACTCGCCCAGTAG
- the spoVAD gene encoding stage V sporulation protein AD — protein MSKRLGQQTVAFAQPPIILSTASVVGPEEGEGPLGQHFDVVKQDRLLGQKSWELAEKLLCEEACDLAIKKVGKSPREVDFFLAGDLLNQIITANFSAQTLGVPFLGLFGACSTLAEGLALGGMLLDGGFAGCVLTACASHHDTAERQYRYPTELGVQRPPTTQRTVTGAGAVLLGLSGPGPRLTHATVGKVISMGLKDPSDLGSAMAPAAAETIWQHLQDTGRLPADYDLIATGDLGAVGHPICRKLLADRGLALGENFVDCGILVYDRNRQQVNAGGSGCGCSAVVFTSYLVPRLVAGEIRRLLLVPTGALFSPTSWKQGQEIAAVAHAVAVEVPA, from the coding sequence TTGTCCAAGAGGCTGGGGCAGCAAACGGTGGCGTTCGCGCAGCCACCCATCATCCTGAGCACGGCCAGCGTGGTCGGGCCGGAAGAAGGTGAGGGACCGCTCGGCCAGCACTTCGACGTGGTGAAGCAGGACCGGCTGCTGGGGCAGAAGTCGTGGGAGCTGGCGGAGAAGCTCCTGTGCGAGGAAGCCTGCGACCTGGCCATCAAGAAGGTGGGGAAGAGCCCCCGGGAGGTGGACTTCTTCCTGGCCGGGGACCTGCTCAACCAGATAATCACCGCCAACTTCTCCGCCCAGACCCTGGGCGTCCCCTTCCTGGGGCTCTTTGGGGCCTGCTCCACCCTGGCCGAAGGGCTGGCGCTGGGGGGGATGCTCCTGGACGGCGGCTTCGCCGGCTGCGTGCTCACGGCCTGCGCCAGTCACCACGACACCGCCGAGAGGCAGTATCGCTACCCCACCGAACTGGGGGTCCAGCGGCCCCCCACCACCCAGCGGACGGTGACGGGGGCGGGGGCGGTGCTGCTGGGACTTTCTGGGCCCGGCCCCCGCCTCACCCACGCCACCGTGGGGAAGGTGATCTCCATGGGTTTGAAGGATCCTTCCGACCTGGGCTCGGCCATGGCCCCTGCCGCCGCCGAAACCATCTGGCAGCACCTGCAGGACACGGGCCGTCTGCCCGCCGACTACGACCTCATAGCCACCGGCGACCTGGGGGCGGTGGGCCACCCCATCTGCCGGAAGCTCCTCGCTGACCGCGGCCTGGCACTGGGCGAGAACTTCGTGGACTGCGGTATCCTCGTTTACGACCGCAACCGCCAGCAGGTCAACGCGGGCGGGTCGGGGTGCGGCTGCTCGGCGGTGGTGTTCACCTCCTACCTGGTACCCCGGCTGGTGGCCGGGGAGATCAGGCGGCTGCTGCTGGTTCCCACCGGAGCCCTCTTCAGCCCCACCTCCTGGAAGCAGGGGCAGGAGATCGCGGCGGTCGCCCACGCCGTGGCGGTGGAAGTCCCCGCCTGA
- a CDS encoding cyclic 2,3-diphosphoglycerate synthase — MSAPPTRVIIMGAAGRDFHDFNTVFRDDPRYRVVAFTATQIPDIANRSYPPELAGSLYPEGIPIYAEEELPRLIREMEVAAVVFSYSDVSHLHVMHRASLVLAAGADFWLLGPHRTMLRAHRPVLAVVAARTGSGKSQTSRKLVALLRERGWRVVVVRHPMPYGDLRRQVCQRFASYRDLEEYRCTIEEREEYEPHLDRGAIVYAGADYARILRAAEEEADVILWDGGNNDLPFFRPDYVVCVVDPHRAGHEISYHPGETNVRLAQAVVINKVDTARPEDVLAVRNNVAAVNPGALIIEAASPVFATDPALVRGRRVLVVEDGPSVTHGEMPYGAGTVAARRWGAAELVDPRPYAVGSIREVYEKYPHLERVLPAMGYSPGQVRELEATINATPADVVIVATPIDLGRLITIDRPALRVRYELQEVGKPDLGDVVALFADVCLTSPVGQAAPGK, encoded by the coding sequence ATGAGCGCGCCGCCCACCCGAGTTATCATCATGGGGGCTGCCGGCCGGGACTTCCACGACTTCAACACCGTGTTCCGGGACGATCCCCGCTACCGGGTGGTGGCGTTCACCGCCACCCAGATCCCCGACATCGCCAACCGCAGTTATCCTCCCGAGCTGGCGGGCTCCCTGTACCCGGAGGGTATCCCCATCTACGCCGAAGAGGAGTTGCCCCGCCTGATCCGGGAAATGGAAGTTGCTGCGGTGGTCTTCTCGTACAGCGACGTCAGTCACCTGCATGTAATGCACCGGGCGTCCCTGGTGCTGGCCGCCGGTGCGGACTTCTGGCTCCTGGGGCCGCACCGCACCATGCTCCGGGCCCATCGCCCCGTGCTGGCCGTGGTGGCCGCCCGCACGGGATCGGGCAAGAGCCAGACCTCCCGCAAGCTGGTGGCTCTCCTGAGAGAGAGGGGATGGCGGGTGGTGGTGGTCCGTCATCCCATGCCGTACGGTGACCTGCGCCGCCAGGTGTGCCAGCGGTTCGCCTCCTACCGCGATCTGGAGGAATACAGGTGCACCATCGAGGAGCGGGAGGAGTACGAGCCCCACCTGGACCGGGGCGCCATCGTCTACGCGGGGGCGGACTACGCCCGCATCCTCCGCGCCGCCGAAGAGGAGGCGGACGTCATCCTCTGGGACGGTGGCAACAACGACCTCCCCTTCTTCCGGCCGGACTATGTGGTGTGCGTGGTGGACCCCCACCGCGCCGGCCACGAGATTTCCTATCATCCAGGCGAGACCAACGTGCGCCTGGCCCAGGCGGTGGTCATCAACAAGGTGGACACCGCCCGCCCCGAAGACGTGCTGGCCGTGCGCAACAACGTGGCGGCAGTGAACCCCGGGGCCCTCATCATCGAGGCCGCCTCTCCCGTGTTCGCGACCGACCCCGCGCTGGTGCGGGGTCGCCGGGTCCTGGTGGTGGAGGATGGGCCCAGCGTCACCCACGGGGAGATGCCTTACGGCGCGGGTACCGTGGCCGCCCGGCGCTGGGGAGCGGCGGAGCTGGTCGACCCCCGACCGTACGCGGTGGGTAGCATCAGAGAGGTCTACGAAAAGTACCCGCACCTGGAGCGGGTGCTGCCGGCCATGGGATACAGCCCCGGGCAGGTGCGGGAACTGGAAGCCACCATCAACGCCACCCCCGCCGACGTGGTCATCGTGGCAACCCCCATCGACCTGGGCCGGCTGATCACCATCGACAGGCCGGCCCTCCGGGTGAGGTACGAGCTCCAGGAAGTGGGCAAGCCGGACCTGGGCGATGTGGTCGCCCTTTTCGCGGACGTCTGCCTGACGTCCCCAGTGGGTCAGGCGGCGCCGGGGAAGTAG
- the spoIIAB gene encoding anti-sigma F factor translates to MGVGDHNYLHMEFLSLPANAGVARVAVASFAAQLGFTWAELEEVKVAVSEAVTNAVVHAYPGGRGPVKVRARVDAGELAVEVEDRGVGIVDVTRAREASFTTDPDRMGLGFTFMESFMDKVEVWSEPGRGTRVSLIKRPGREQG, encoded by the coding sequence ATGGGAGTGGGAGACCACAACTACCTGCACATGGAGTTCCTCTCTCTGCCCGCCAATGCGGGGGTGGCGCGGGTGGCGGTGGCCTCCTTTGCCGCCCAGCTGGGATTCACCTGGGCGGAACTGGAGGAGGTGAAGGTGGCCGTGTCCGAGGCGGTCACCAATGCCGTGGTCCACGCGTACCCGGGGGGGCGGGGCCCGGTGAAGGTGCGGGCCCGGGTGGACGCGGGGGAGCTGGCCGTAGAGGTGGAGGACAGGGGAGTGGGCATCGTCGACGTGACCCGGGCCCGCGAGGCCAGCTTCACCACCGATCCCGATCGCATGGGCCTAGGGTTCACCTTCATGGAATCTTTCATGGACAAGGTGGAGGTGTGGTCAGAACCCGGGCGTGGCACCCGCGTGTCCCTCATCAAGCGACCGGGACGCGAGCAGGGGTGA
- a CDS encoding dodecin family protein, with protein sequence MQVPVVKVLELVGNSPSSFQEAVQNAVTEAARTVKNITGVEVVNWTAEVRGQQVSEYRANVKVAFVVDNQRRNIEPGA encoded by the coding sequence ATGCAGGTGCCCGTGGTCAAGGTGCTGGAACTGGTGGGAAACTCGCCCAGTAGCTTTCAGGAAGCGGTGCAGAACGCGGTGACGGAGGCCGCCCGTACCGTGAAGAACATCACCGGGGTCGAGGTGGTCAACTGGACGGCGGAGGTGCGGGGACAGCAGGTGTCCGAGTACCGGGCCAACGTGAAGGTCGCGTTCGTGGTGGACAATCAGAGGCGGAACATCGAACCGGGGGCCTGA
- a CDS encoding ferritin family protein: MALDLINEVRLGVARGTVVEEAVDQNFRGETSEVGLYLAMARQAYREGYPEVAEALVRIAREEAWHAAGYAELAGMISDSTAENVKKMLAGEQMANRGKREAAVRAKEAGVDPAHDFFDETSRDEARHARALKGLLDRYFPGAA; this comes from the coding sequence ATGGCACTGGATCTGATCAACGAGGTCAGGCTGGGGGTGGCCAGGGGAACGGTGGTCGAGGAAGCGGTGGACCAGAACTTCCGCGGCGAAACCTCGGAGGTGGGGCTGTACCTGGCCATGGCCAGGCAGGCATATCGCGAGGGTTACCCCGAGGTGGCCGAGGCTCTGGTCCGCATCGCCCGGGAGGAGGCCTGGCACGCGGCCGGTTACGCCGAGCTGGCCGGCATGATTTCGGACTCCACCGCCGAAAACGTCAAGAAGATGCTGGCCGGTGAGCAGATGGCCAACCGCGGTAAGCGGGAAGCGGCCGTGCGGGCCAAAGAGGCAGGCGTGGATCCCGCCCACGACTTCTTCGACGAGACTTCCCGCGATGAAGCGCGCCACGCCCGCGCTCTGAAGGGGCTGCTGGATCGCTACTTCCCCGGCGCCGCCTGA
- a CDS encoding anti-sigma factor antagonist (This anti-anti-sigma factor, or anti-sigma factor antagonist, belongs to a family that includes characterized members SpoIIAA, RsbV, RsfA, and RsfB.), with amino-acid sequence MPACGLEVKEEVVGRVLVLRLSGELDVYTAETFRQRADQAVRDSGARVVVLALRQLAFLDSTGLGAILGRYRWLQERGGRMAAAGAGGRVKAVLEVSGVSRLIPLFDSERKALAALGGETGGEVA; translated from the coding sequence TTGCCGGCATGCGGGCTTGAGGTGAAGGAGGAAGTCGTGGGGCGGGTGCTGGTACTGCGTCTGTCGGGTGAACTCGATGTCTACACCGCGGAGACGTTCCGCCAGAGGGCCGATCAGGCCGTGCGCGACTCGGGGGCGAGGGTGGTGGTCCTGGCATTGCGGCAGCTGGCCTTCCTGGACAGCACCGGTCTGGGTGCCATCCTGGGCCGATACCGGTGGCTCCAGGAACGGGGCGGCCGCATGGCGGCGGCGGGCGCGGGCGGACGCGTGAAGGCGGTGCTGGAAGTTTCCGGGGTGTCCCGGCTCATCCCGCTTTTCGATTCCGAACGCAAAGCCCTGGCAGCGCTGGGCGGCGAGACCGGGGGGGAGGTGGCCTGA
- the spoVAE gene encoding stage V sporulation protein AE — protein sequence MQVLVAFLVGGAMCALAQLVLDLAKIQPAHVMVLFVVLGAVTSSLGLYGPLVQRAGAGASIPLAGFGHTLVQGVAEDVAHKGVVGLLTGGLRATALGLSAAILFAWLMSVLFNPRG from the coding sequence GTGCAGGTCCTGGTGGCTTTCCTGGTGGGAGGGGCCATGTGTGCCCTGGCCCAGCTCGTCCTGGATCTCGCCAAGATTCAGCCCGCCCATGTCATGGTGCTCTTCGTCGTCCTGGGTGCGGTGACCAGCTCCCTGGGCCTGTATGGCCCCCTGGTGCAGAGAGCGGGGGCGGGGGCCAGCATCCCCCTGGCGGGGTTCGGTCACACCCTGGTGCAGGGAGTAGCGGAGGACGTGGCCCACAAGGGTGTGGTGGGTCTTCTCACCGGGGGCCTGCGGGCCACCGCCCTGGGGCTTTCTGCCGCCATCCTCTTCGCCTGGCTGATGAGCGTGCTGTTCAACCCCCGGGGCTAG
- a CDS encoding SpoVA/SpoVAEb family sporulation membrane protein yields the protein MQPRRPIFRNTVLAFLIGGAICALAQLFLSYLLGRGMPQKEALAATSGFMVFWGALLTGLGVYDVIGRVGGMGAALPITGFANSMVSPALEYKREGYVLGVGAKLFTIAGPVIVYGLVAAVLVVLLRWLITGHP from the coding sequence ATGCAGCCGCGTCGTCCCATCTTCAGAAACACGGTGCTGGCCTTCCTGATCGGGGGCGCGATATGTGCCCTGGCCCAGCTGTTCCTCTCGTACCTCCTGGGCCGGGGTATGCCCCAGAAGGAAGCCCTGGCAGCCACATCCGGGTTCATGGTCTTCTGGGGCGCGCTCCTGACCGGACTGGGAGTGTATGACGTCATCGGCCGGGTGGGGGGGATGGGGGCTGCCCTGCCCATCACCGGCTTTGCCAACTCCATGGTTTCGCCGGCGCTAGAGTACAAGCGGGAGGGATACGTACTGGGGGTGGGGGCCAAGCTGTTCACCATAGCCGGTCCGGTGATCGTCTACGGGCTGGTGGCGGCGGTGCTGGTGGTGCTCCTGCGCTGGCTGATCACCGGTCACCCGTGA
- a CDS encoding Fur family transcriptional regulator, giving the protein MRRAAGTEQDILRSAALRVTPQRVSILRLLRGSKAHPSPEMVYRELKPAYPGLSLNTVYQTLHSLEDAGVLRRISMEDNVYRYDANVAPHVHLVCRGCGRVDDCDGDLDALLGELGERVAARSAWDIRAQDSCFYGYCPACRREEGKPPQTGEEV; this is encoded by the coding sequence ATGAGGAGAGCGGCGGGGACAGAGCAGGACATTCTGAGGTCGGCCGCCCTGCGCGTCACCCCGCAGCGGGTGTCCATCCTGCGCCTGCTGCGCGGGAGCAAGGCTCACCCCAGCCCGGAGATGGTGTACCGGGAGCTGAAGCCCGCCTACCCCGGGCTGAGCCTGAACACCGTCTACCAGACTCTGCACTCCCTGGAGGATGCGGGAGTGCTCCGCCGCATCAGCATGGAGGACAACGTTTACCGCTATGACGCCAACGTGGCTCCCCATGTACACCTGGTGTGCCGGGGTTGCGGGCGGGTGGACGACTGCGACGGCGACCTGGACGCCCTGCTCGGGGAGCTGGGAGAGCGGGTGGCGGCCCGGTCGGCCTGGGACATCCGCGCCCAGGATTCCTGCTTCTACGGTTACTGCCCCGCCTGCCGGCGGGAAGAGGGAAAACCCCCGCAAACCGGAGAGGAGGTTTGA
- a CDS encoding threonine synthase, translating into MRGNVVGLQCTLCGGMEEATPETYTCLRCGEQGILDVLFDYDYVRSRLTRETLAADRDLSMWRYLPLLPCEPSTPRPALRVGWTPLYRADRYARAVGLREVYVKDDGLNPTCSLKDRASALGVVKAMEAGASAVACSSTGNAGSSLAGNAASAGIPSYIFVPERAPKGKLAQLLLFGATVVSVRGNYEDAFRLSMEAIRRWGWYNRNAALNPYLVEGKKTVSLEIAEQMGWRVPDWVVVSVGDGCTIAGVGKGFGDLAACGLIDRVPRLLGAQAEGCAPIYRAYRAGREEIVPEPEETMADSIAVGVPRNPVKALRAVKKSGGEMITVSDGEILEAMRLLGSTGGLFAEPAAAAGFAGLARAVREGIVGRNEVVVGIITGNGLKDVAGAMRAAGEPIHIPPDVGALAKAMHRDHG; encoded by the coding sequence GTGAGAGGAAACGTGGTGGGGTTGCAGTGCACCCTGTGTGGGGGCATGGAGGAAGCGACGCCGGAGACGTACACCTGTCTCCGTTGCGGGGAACAGGGCATCCTGGACGTCCTCTTCGACTACGATTACGTCCGGTCCCGGCTGACCCGGGAGACCCTGGCTGCGGACAGGGACCTGAGCATGTGGCGCTACCTGCCCCTGCTTCCCTGCGAGCCATCCACCCCCCGGCCCGCCCTGCGGGTGGGCTGGACCCCCCTGTACCGGGCGGACCGCTACGCGCGGGCGGTGGGTCTCAGGGAGGTCTACGTCAAGGACGACGGGCTCAATCCCACCTGCTCCCTCAAGGACCGGGCCTCCGCTCTGGGGGTGGTGAAGGCGATGGAGGCGGGCGCCTCCGCCGTCGCCTGCTCTTCCACCGGCAATGCCGGGTCGTCCCTGGCCGGCAATGCCGCCTCGGCCGGCATCCCCAGCTACATTTTCGTGCCGGAGCGGGCTCCCAAGGGCAAGCTGGCCCAACTGCTCCTTTTTGGGGCCACGGTGGTGAGCGTCAGGGGCAACTATGAGGATGCCTTCCGCCTCTCCATGGAGGCAATCCGCCGCTGGGGGTGGTACAACCGCAACGCCGCCCTCAACCCCTACCTGGTGGAGGGCAAGAAGACAGTATCCCTGGAGATCGCCGAACAAATGGGCTGGCGGGTCCCCGACTGGGTGGTCGTGTCCGTCGGCGACGGTTGCACCATAGCGGGAGTGGGGAAGGGCTTCGGGGACCTGGCCGCGTGCGGCCTCATCGACCGGGTGCCCCGCCTCCTGGGGGCGCAGGCGGAAGGGTGCGCCCCCATCTACCGGGCCTACCGGGCGGGCCGGGAAGAGATCGTCCCCGAGCCGGAGGAGACGATGGCGGACAGCATCGCGGTGGGGGTGCCGCGCAACCCGGTGAAGGCCCTGCGCGCAGTAAAGAAATCCGGCGGCGAGATGATCACCGTCAGCGACGGCGAGATCCTGGAGGCCATGCGGCTCCTGGGATCCACCGGGGGTCTCTTTGCCGAGCCGGCGGCCGCAGCGGGGTTCGCGGGCCTGGCCCGCGCCGTGCGCGAGGGCATCGTCGGCCGCAACGAAGTGGTGGTGGGCATCATCACCGGAAACGGCCTCAAGGACGTGGCCGGCGCCATGCGGGCGGCGGGAGAGCCCATCCACATCCCACCCGACGTGGGCGCCCTGGCCAAGGCCATGCATAGGGACCACGGGTAG
- a CDS encoding flagellar motor protein MotB yields the protein MRRPRRGGEAGGGGHDATGMMRWLLTYADLITLLMAFFIVMYAMSSVDVGKYRALAYSLRGALVGNSFIDLPMQGTEAPPEPLQAVGEEVAQALAETGLEGQGAVFRTERGVVISLYGAVLFDLGKADIRPEAAAILDRVAVALTRVPNYVSVEGSTDDLPINTTIFPTNWELSVRRATSVVRYFVDRHGLNPRRFLAVGYGEYQPMFPNDSEANRARNRRVDIVILSRSPFPHSRPEPIAPPPSGHAP from the coding sequence TTGAGGCGACCCCGGCGGGGTGGGGAGGCAGGAGGCGGCGGTCACGACGCCACCGGCATGATGCGGTGGCTGCTCACCTATGCCGACCTCATCACCCTGCTCATGGCCTTCTTCATCGTGATGTACGCCATGTCCAGCGTGGACGTGGGGAAGTACCGTGCCCTGGCATACAGCCTGCGCGGCGCCCTGGTGGGCAACTCCTTCATCGATCTGCCCATGCAGGGGACGGAGGCTCCCCCTGAGCCGCTGCAGGCAGTGGGGGAGGAGGTGGCGCAGGCCCTGGCCGAGACGGGTCTGGAGGGGCAGGGTGCCGTGTTTCGCACCGAGCGGGGAGTGGTGATCAGCCTGTACGGGGCAGTACTCTTTGACCTGGGCAAAGCTGACATCCGCCCGGAAGCCGCCGCCATCCTGGACCGGGTAGCTGTCGCCCTCACCCGCGTGCCCAACTACGTCAGCGTGGAAGGCTCCACGGACGACCTGCCCATCAACACCACCATCTTCCCCACCAACTGGGAGCTTTCCGTACGCCGGGCAACCAGCGTGGTCCGCTACTTCGTGGACCGCCACGGGCTGAACCCCCGCCGCTTCCTGGCCGTTGGCTATGGGGAGTACCAGCCCATGTTCCCCAACGACTCCGAAGCCAACCGGGCCCGCAACCGGCGTGTGGACATCGTGATCCTATCCCGTTCGCCGTTTCCCCACAGCCGGCCCGAGCCCATTGCCCCGCCTCCCTCCGGGCACGCGCCCTAG